One stretch of Burkholderia oklahomensis C6786 DNA includes these proteins:
- a CDS encoding DMT family transporter, protein MTQRLLAAAWRRPVWLLWVPPAFWAGNVVLGRAFSTSFPPVSLAVGRWLVALIALAPFVWRDVLRERQQLLRHWKLIWACGALGIAGYNALAYVALRTVPAASVAFLNSTLPLMVPLAAALLGVERITSRAIVGIVVSFCGVAWIVARGHWEDLVALRFDHGELIVILATANYAIYSVLLRRKPATISPLAFLTATMATGLAVLLPFWVLELAGGARIPFDPEAIGAVLYIGVFASLIAFILWGHCVQVLGATVTGVSFHLVALFTAVLAAITLGEPVHAYHLAGITLILLGFFVATRSASGVRSAPKARSL, encoded by the coding sequence ATGACGCAGCGCCTGCTCGCCGCGGCGTGGCGTCGGCCGGTGTGGCTGCTGTGGGTGCCGCCCGCGTTCTGGGCCGGCAACGTCGTGCTCGGCCGCGCGTTCAGCACGAGCTTTCCGCCGGTGTCGCTCGCGGTCGGCCGGTGGCTCGTCGCGCTGATCGCGCTCGCGCCGTTCGTCTGGCGCGACGTGCTGCGCGAGCGGCAGCAGCTGCTTCGGCACTGGAAGCTCATCTGGGCATGCGGCGCGCTCGGGATCGCCGGCTACAACGCGCTCGCGTACGTCGCGCTGCGCACCGTGCCGGCGGCGAGCGTCGCGTTCCTGAATTCGACGCTGCCGCTGATGGTGCCGCTCGCCGCCGCGCTGCTCGGCGTCGAGCGGATCACGTCGCGCGCGATCGTCGGGATCGTCGTGTCGTTCTGCGGCGTCGCATGGATCGTCGCGCGCGGCCATTGGGAGGATCTCGTCGCGCTGCGCTTCGATCATGGCGAGCTCATCGTCATACTCGCGACGGCCAACTACGCGATCTATTCGGTGCTGCTGCGCCGCAAGCCCGCGACGATCAGCCCGCTCGCGTTCCTGACCGCGACGATGGCGACGGGGCTCGCCGTGCTGCTGCCGTTCTGGGTGCTCGAGCTCGCGGGCGGCGCGCGGATTCCGTTCGATCCGGAGGCGATCGGCGCGGTGCTCTACATCGGCGTGTTCGCGTCGCTGATCGCGTTCATTCTGTGGGGGCACTGCGTGCAGGTGCTCGGCGCGACGGTCACCGGCGTGTCGTTCCATCTCGTCGCGCTGTTCACCGCGGTGCTCGCGGCGATCACGCTCGGCGAGCCGGTCCATGCGTACCATCTGGCCGGCATCACGCTGATCCTGCTCGGTTTTTTCGTCGCGACGCGCTCGGCCTCGGGCGTTCGCTCCGCCCCGAAGGCGCGCTCGCTGTGA
- the ileS gene encoding isoleucine--tRNA ligase, with protein MSEYKETLNLLQTPFPMKGDLPRREPAFVERWAAQRVYERMRAAAAGRPPFVLHDGPPYANGDIHIGHAVNKVLKDIVLKSRFHAGYDAQWVPGWDCHGMPIEHRIEQQNGRGLSAETVQRLCREYAFEQTERQKRDFLRLGLLGDWPHAFRTMDFETEANELRFLERIRRRGLLYRGQKPVNWCVDCQSALAEAELEYAQKTSIAIHAGLRVRSPVDLASRFRCHPVVDKPASLVIWTTTPWTIPGNAAAGVRADALYGLYDTPDALLVVAHALGDELLASFGIDHELCAQAPGRDLVGLALEQPFFGERDVPVVAADFVTLDAGTGIVHLAPAHGAEDAELCRRLGIGGENVVDGAGRFVADLPGIGGLPLDEGVARIVARLRADGALLREAKFEHAYPHCWRHKTPILFRSTPQWFIAMDGGPGKTLRETARDAIADVPFYPPSARQRMAAMIDGRPDWCVSRQRTWGVPLPYFVRRGDRSLHPDTARLVDEVAARVEREGIAAWSRLRPGELGVDEAEYEKLSDTLDVWFDSGSIHATVYRDSKRLNVRGYPADLYLEGADQHRGWFGSSLMTGCAADGRAPFKAILTHGFVVDGSGRKMSKSLGNTVSPQQIAGTRGADILRLWIASTDYAAEMSISDEILDRVAETYRRIRNTVRFLLQNVADFDPADDAIPADRLFDVDRYALARCRDFVEQCRGAYARYDFMSVTRLAHGYCADELGGFYLDALKDRLYASVGDSVERRSAQTALRIVLTNLLISIAPILSFTAEEAWAVSIGSERDSVFLHTWDEHAPPPLDDRAVLARWEHVRSLRPHLTKALEEARGAGLIGRSSEADVVVRAPRGTLDALSPLRGELAAVFIVAGVTLEEGGEIAVAVTRTRLARCERCWRHESTVGARAGDDPLCERCRQALSRRLLAY; from the coding sequence ATGTCCGAATACAAGGAAACGCTGAACCTGCTGCAAACGCCTTTTCCGATGAAGGGCGACTTGCCGCGCCGCGAGCCCGCGTTCGTCGAGCGCTGGGCGGCGCAGCGCGTCTACGAGCGGATGCGGGCGGCGGCCGCCGGCCGGCCGCCGTTCGTGCTGCATGACGGGCCGCCGTACGCGAACGGCGACATCCACATCGGACACGCGGTCAACAAGGTGCTGAAGGACATCGTGCTGAAGAGCCGCTTCCATGCGGGCTACGACGCGCAGTGGGTTCCCGGCTGGGATTGCCACGGGATGCCGATCGAGCACCGGATCGAACAGCAGAACGGCCGCGGCTTGTCGGCGGAGACGGTGCAGCGGCTGTGCCGCGAATACGCATTCGAGCAGACGGAGCGGCAGAAGCGCGATTTCCTGCGGCTCGGCCTGCTCGGCGATTGGCCGCACGCGTTCCGCACGATGGATTTCGAGACCGAAGCGAACGAGCTGCGCTTTCTCGAACGGATTCGCCGGCGCGGCCTGCTTTATCGCGGACAGAAGCCGGTGAACTGGTGCGTCGATTGCCAGTCGGCGCTCGCGGAAGCCGAGCTCGAATACGCGCAGAAGACGTCGATTGCGATTCACGCCGGGCTGCGCGTGCGCAGCCCCGTCGATCTCGCGTCGCGCTTTCGCTGCCATCCCGTCGTCGACAAGCCCGCATCGCTCGTGATCTGGACGACGACGCCGTGGACGATTCCCGGCAACGCGGCAGCCGGCGTGCGCGCCGACGCGCTGTACGGGCTGTACGACACGCCCGATGCGCTGCTTGTCGTCGCGCATGCGCTCGGCGACGAACTGCTCGCGTCGTTCGGCATCGATCACGAGCTGTGCGCGCAGGCGCCGGGCCGGGACCTCGTCGGCCTCGCGCTCGAGCAGCCGTTTTTCGGCGAGCGCGACGTGCCCGTCGTCGCGGCCGATTTCGTCACGCTCGACGCCGGCACGGGCATCGTCCATCTCGCGCCCGCGCACGGCGCCGAGGACGCCGAGCTGTGCCGCCGCCTCGGCATCGGAGGCGAGAATGTCGTCGATGGCGCGGGCCGGTTCGTCGCGGATCTGCCCGGCATCGGCGGGCTGCCGCTCGACGAGGGCGTCGCGCGCATCGTCGCGAGACTGCGCGCGGACGGCGCGCTGCTGCGCGAAGCGAAATTCGAGCACGCGTATCCGCATTGCTGGCGCCACAAGACGCCGATCCTGTTCCGGTCGACGCCGCAATGGTTCATCGCGATGGACGGCGGGCCCGGCAAGACGCTGCGCGAGACCGCGCGCGACGCGATCGCCGACGTGCCGTTCTATCCGCCGTCCGCGCGCCAGCGCATGGCAGCGATGATCGACGGCCGGCCCGACTGGTGCGTGTCGCGACAACGGACCTGGGGCGTGCCGCTGCCGTACTTCGTCCGGCGCGGCGACCGGTCGCTGCATCCGGATACCGCGCGGCTCGTCGACGAGGTGGCCGCGCGCGTCGAGCGCGAAGGCATCGCCGCATGGTCGCGCCTGCGGCCGGGCGAGCTCGGCGTCGACGAGGCCGAATACGAGAAGCTGTCGGACACGCTCGACGTCTGGTTCGATTCCGGCTCGATTCACGCGACTGTCTATCGCGACTCGAAGCGCCTGAACGTGCGCGGCTATCCGGCGGATCTGTATCTGGAGGGCGCGGACCAGCACCGCGGCTGGTTCGGCTCGTCGCTGATGACGGGATGCGCGGCCGACGGCCGGGCGCCGTTCAAGGCGATCCTGACGCACGGCTTCGTCGTCGACGGCTCGGGGCGCAAGATGAGCAAGTCGCTCGGCAACACGGTGAGTCCGCAGCAAATCGCGGGCACGCGCGGCGCGGACATTCTGCGGCTATGGATCGCCAGCACCGACTATGCGGCCGAAATGTCGATCTCCGACGAGATTCTCGACCGCGTCGCGGAGACGTACCGGCGCATCCGCAACACCGTGCGCTTCCTGTTGCAGAACGTCGCGGACTTCGATCCGGCCGACGACGCGATTCCCGCGGACCGTCTGTTCGACGTCGATCGATATGCGCTCGCGCGGTGTCGCGATTTCGTCGAGCAGTGCCGAGGCGCGTATGCGCGGTACGACTTCATGTCGGTGACGCGGCTCGCGCACGGCTATTGCGCGGACGAGCTCGGCGGCTTCTATCTCGACGCGCTGAAGGACCGCCTGTACGCGAGCGTCGGCGACAGCGTCGAGCGGCGCTCCGCGCAAACGGCGCTGCGGATCGTGCTGACGAACCTGCTGATATCGATCGCGCCGATACTGAGCTTCACGGCCGAAGAGGCATGGGCGGTGTCGATCGGCAGCGAGCGCGACAGCGTGTTCCTGCATACGTGGGACGAGCATGCGCCGCCGCCGCTCGACGATCGCGCGGTGCTCGCGCGCTGGGAGCACGTGCGGTCGTTGCGTCCGCATCTGACGAAGGCGCTCGAAGAGGCGCGCGGCGCGGGGCTCATCGGACGATCGAGCGAAGCCGACGTCGTCGTGCGCGCGCCGCGCGGCACGCTCGACGCGCTGTCGCCGCTGCGCGGCGAGCTGGCTGCGGTCTTCATCGTCGCGGGCGTGACGCTGGAGGAGGGCGGCGAGATCGCGGTCGCGGTGACGCGCACGCGTCTTGCACGCTGCGAGCGCTGCTGGCGGCACGAGTCGACGGTGGGCGCGCGCGCCGGCGACGATCCGCTTTGCGAGCGCTGCCGTCAGGCGCTGTCGCGGCGACTTCTCGCGTACTAG
- a CDS encoding M20 family metallopeptidase, producing MSRSRAIDMAASYFDDGRFLHELNARVAVRTESQLASSQPQLYAYLTDHIAPSLAALGFASTIVDSPLEGGSPFLIAERIEDPDALTVLTYGHGDVVPGHDAQWRAGLEPWRIVVDGDRWYGRGTADNKGQHTINLAALAQVIDARGGRLGYNVKAIIEMGEETGSPGLAQICAAHRDALAADLFIASDGPRVAASRPTMFLGSRGNLNFTLSIRLRDGAHHSGNWGGLLRSPGIRLANALATMVDARGKILVDGWRPDGVPQPVRDALRTLDVGGGPNDPAVDRDWGEPGLTPIERVLGWNALEILAFRTGNPDSPVNAIPGHAVAHCQLRYVVGSDGPNLLNRLRAHLDAHGFTDIEIAERGTRMEATRLDPDDPWVRWSLASIEATTGDAPALLPNLGGSLPNDVFADLLGLPTLWIPHSYAACSQHAPNEHLLGSVARQSLQIMAGLFWDLAEEGQAVREARRARAA from the coding sequence ATGAGTCGCAGTCGAGCCATCGACATGGCCGCGTCGTACTTCGACGACGGCCGCTTCCTGCACGAGCTGAACGCGCGCGTCGCGGTGCGCACCGAAAGCCAGCTCGCATCGTCGCAGCCGCAGCTCTATGCGTACCTGACCGACCACATCGCGCCTTCGCTCGCCGCGCTCGGCTTCGCGTCGACGATCGTCGACAGCCCGCTCGAAGGCGGCAGCCCGTTCCTGATCGCCGAGCGGATCGAGGATCCCGACGCGCTGACCGTGCTCACGTACGGCCACGGCGACGTCGTGCCCGGCCATGACGCGCAGTGGCGCGCGGGGCTCGAGCCGTGGCGGATCGTCGTCGACGGCGACCGCTGGTACGGCCGCGGCACCGCCGACAACAAGGGCCAGCACACGATCAACCTCGCCGCGCTCGCGCAGGTGATCGACGCGCGCGGCGGCCGGCTCGGCTACAACGTGAAGGCGATCATCGAGATGGGCGAGGAAACCGGCTCGCCGGGGCTCGCGCAGATCTGCGCCGCGCATCGCGACGCGCTCGCGGCCGACCTGTTCATCGCGTCGGACGGGCCGCGCGTCGCGGCGTCGCGGCCGACGATGTTCCTCGGCTCGCGCGGCAACCTGAACTTCACGCTGTCGATCAGGCTGCGCGACGGCGCGCATCATTCGGGCAACTGGGGCGGCCTCCTGCGCAGCCCCGGCATCCGGCTCGCGAACGCGCTCGCGACGATGGTCGACGCGCGCGGCAAGATCCTCGTCGACGGCTGGCGGCCGGACGGCGTGCCGCAGCCGGTGCGCGACGCGCTGCGCACGCTCGACGTCGGCGGCGGCCCGAACGATCCGGCGGTCGACCGCGACTGGGGCGAGCCGGGCCTGACGCCGATCGAACGAGTGCTCGGCTGGAACGCGCTCGAAATCCTCGCGTTCAGGACCGGCAATCCGGATTCGCCCGTCAACGCGATCCCCGGCCATGCGGTCGCGCATTGCCAGTTGCGCTACGTGGTCGGCAGCGACGGGCCGAATCTGCTGAACCGGCTGCGCGCGCATCTCGATGCGCACGGCTTCACCGACATCGAGATCGCCGAGCGCGGCACGCGGATGGAAGCGACGCGGCTCGACCCGGACGACCCGTGGGTGCGCTGGAGCCTCGCGTCGATCGAGGCGACGACGGGCGATGCGCCCGCGCTGCTGCCGAACCTCGGCGGCTCGCTGCCGAACGACGTGTTCGCCGATCTGCTCGGGCTGCCGACGCTGTGGATTCCGCATTCGTATGCGGCGTGCTCGCAGCACGCGCCGAACGAGCATCTGCTCGGCAGCGTCGCGCGGCAGTCGCTGCAGATCATGGCGGGGCTGTTCTGGGATCTCGCCGAAGAGGGGCAGGCGGTGCGGGAAGCGAGGCGCGCACGCGCCGCTTGA
- a CDS encoding ATP-binding cassette domain-containing protein, whose protein sequence is MSATPFSKSADVDADAASRDADIALELCALSRTFLLKRGPFRAPTPLRAVDDVSLRLHRGETLALVGESGCGKSTLARMLLGLLPPTSGSVLIDGGQVDPRDARRTAQRIQPIFQDPYSSLNPRKTVAQIVGLPLRVHRRGARDEQDAEVRRMLDLVGMPQRTHGQYPGQLSGGQRQRVAIARALILRPGILVCDEPTSALDVSVQAQILNLLLDLKAEFGLSYLFISHDLGVVEHLADRVAVMERGRIVEQDTAERIFAHPNHPYTQKLLASVLTPEPGLGLPDPPAAGARHAARTLNVER, encoded by the coding sequence ATGAGCGCCACACCTTTTTCGAAGTCCGCCGATGTCGATGCCGACGCCGCCTCGCGCGACGCCGACATCGCGCTCGAGCTGTGCGCGCTCAGCCGCACGTTCCTGCTGAAGCGCGGCCCGTTCCGCGCGCCGACGCCGCTGCGCGCGGTCGACGACGTGTCGCTCCGGCTGCATCGCGGCGAGACGCTCGCGCTCGTCGGCGAATCCGGCTGCGGCAAGAGCACGCTCGCGAGGATGCTGCTCGGCCTGCTGCCGCCGACGTCGGGCAGCGTGCTGATCGACGGCGGGCAGGTCGACCCGCGCGACGCGCGACGGACCGCGCAGCGCATCCAGCCGATCTTCCAGGACCCGTATTCGTCGCTGAATCCGCGCAAGACAGTCGCGCAGATCGTCGGGCTGCCGCTGCGCGTGCACCGGCGCGGCGCGCGCGACGAGCAGGACGCCGAAGTCCGCCGGATGCTCGACCTCGTCGGGATGCCGCAGCGCACGCACGGCCAGTATCCGGGCCAGCTGTCGGGCGGCCAGCGGCAGCGCGTCGCGATCGCGCGCGCGCTGATCCTGCGCCCGGGCATCCTCGTCTGCGACGAGCCGACGTCCGCGCTCGACGTGTCCGTGCAGGCGCAGATCCTGAACCTGCTGCTCGACCTGAAAGCCGAGTTCGGGCTGAGCTACCTGTTCATCAGCCACGATCTCGGCGTCGTCGAGCATCTCGCGGATCGCGTCGCGGTGATGGAGCGCGGCCGCATCGTCGAGCAGGACACCGCCGAGCGGATCTTCGCGCATCCGAACCACCCTTACACACAAAAGCTGCTCGCGTCGGTGCTGACGCCGGAGCCGGGGCTCGGCCTGCCCGATCCGCCCGCCGCCGGCGCGCGGCACGCCGCCCGAACCCTCAACGTGGAGAGATAG
- a CDS encoding ABC transporter ATP-binding protein: MAALLEVDNLRVDLPTPNGVLHAVRGIDLRLERGELLCVVGESGCGKSMTSLALMDLLPRHARRRADRLAFDGIDLLSLDRRAMSGLRGNRIAMIFQDPMTSLNPAYTLGNQLCEALRQHRGVSLAQARERAVHLLERAGVAHAAERLRQYPHQLSGGLRQRVMIAMALMCEPDLIIADEPTTALDVTIQAEILRMLRELQREFGTAVLFITHDLGVVSRIADRVAVMYAGEVVETASAAQLFAHPTHPYTRGLLNSIPVRGKTRPGSRLDAIPGVVPSLVGNIDGCAFRNRCALARDACARSPAFVDVGDGHRVRCVLVEPACEEMSR, encoded by the coding sequence ATGGCTGCATTGCTCGAAGTCGACAACCTGCGGGTCGACCTGCCGACCCCGAACGGCGTGCTGCATGCGGTGCGCGGCATCGACCTGCGCCTCGAGCGCGGCGAGCTGCTGTGCGTGGTCGGCGAATCCGGCTGCGGCAAGTCGATGACGTCGCTCGCGCTGATGGACCTGCTGCCGCGCCACGCGCGGCGCCGCGCGGATCGGCTCGCGTTCGACGGCATCGATCTGCTGTCGCTCGATCGCCGCGCGATGAGCGGGCTGCGCGGCAACCGGATCGCGATGATCTTCCAGGATCCGATGACGTCGCTCAATCCCGCGTACACGCTCGGCAACCAGCTGTGCGAGGCGCTGCGCCAGCATCGCGGCGTGTCGCTCGCGCAGGCGCGCGAGCGCGCCGTGCATCTGCTCGAGCGCGCGGGCGTCGCGCACGCGGCGGAGCGGCTGCGCCAGTATCCGCATCAGTTGTCGGGCGGGCTGCGGCAGCGCGTGATGATCGCGATGGCGCTGATGTGCGAGCCCGATCTCATCATCGCCGACGAGCCGACGACCGCGCTCGACGTGACGATCCAGGCCGAGATCCTGCGGATGCTGCGCGAGCTGCAGCGCGAGTTCGGCACCGCGGTGCTGTTCATCACGCACGATCTCGGCGTCGTGTCGCGAATCGCCGATCGCGTCGCGGTGATGTATGCGGGCGAAGTCGTCGAAACCGCGAGCGCCGCGCAGCTGTTCGCGCACCCGACGCATCCGTACACGCGCGGGCTCCTGAACAGCATCCCGGTGCGCGGCAAGACGCGGCCCGGCTCGCGGCTCGACGCGATTCCGGGCGTCGTGCCGTCGCTCGTCGGCAACATCGACGGCTGTGCGTTCCGCAATCGCTGCGCGCTCGCGCGCGACGCGTGCGCACGGAGTCCGGCGTTCGTCGACGTCGGCGACGGCCATCGCGTGCGCTGCGTGCTCGTCGAACCGGCTTGCGAGGAGATGTCCCGATGA
- a CDS encoding ABC transporter permease, translated as MSSRPHSLPAPRIDAPARPAWRRATRRLLGHRGLAIGAALVALVVLAAWFAPWLAPHDPYGQDLTRRLLPPVWDSARGSWLHPLGTDKLGRDYLSRLLFGARVSLVIGVASAALSGVIGTALGVLAGYFGGKVDAAISYLITTRLAMPVVLVALAMSSLLGGSLKTVIVLLGLLLWDRFAVVSRSVAQQLRDAEFIAAAKAVGASTPYILLRELLPNIAGALIVVATLEMAHAILLEATLSFLGLGVPAPMPSWGLMIAEGKAYMFFQPWVILIPGVALAITVLAINLVGDGIRDLTAPEGR; from the coding sequence ATGTCCTCGCGCCCGCACTCTCTTCCGGCCCCGCGCATCGACGCGCCCGCGCGCCCCGCATGGCGGCGCGCGACGCGCCGGCTGCTCGGCCACCGCGGCCTCGCGATCGGCGCGGCGCTCGTCGCGCTCGTCGTGCTCGCCGCGTGGTTCGCGCCGTGGCTCGCGCCGCACGATCCGTACGGCCAGGACCTGACGCGCCGGCTGCTGCCGCCCGTGTGGGACAGCGCGCGCGGCAGCTGGCTCCACCCGCTCGGCACCGACAAGCTCGGCCGCGACTACCTGAGCCGCCTCCTGTTCGGCGCGCGCGTGTCGCTCGTGATCGGCGTCGCGTCGGCCGCGCTGTCCGGCGTCATCGGCACCGCGCTCGGCGTGCTCGCCGGCTACTTCGGCGGCAAGGTCGACGCGGCGATCAGCTATCTGATCACGACGCGGCTCGCGATGCCCGTCGTGCTCGTCGCGCTCGCGATGTCGTCGCTGCTCGGCGGATCGCTGAAAACCGTGATCGTGCTGCTCGGCCTGCTGCTGTGGGACCGCTTCGCGGTCGTGTCGCGCTCGGTCGCGCAGCAGCTGCGCGACGCCGAATTCATCGCGGCCGCGAAGGCGGTCGGCGCGTCGACGCCCTACATCCTGCTGCGCGAGCTGCTGCCGAACATCGCGGGCGCGCTGATCGTCGTCGCGACGCTCGAGATGGCGCACGCGATCCTGCTCGAGGCGACGCTGTCGTTCCTCGGCCTCGGCGTGCCGGCGCCGATGCCGTCGTGGGGGCTGATGATCGCCGAAGGCAAGGCGTACATGTTCTTCCAGCCGTGGGTGATCCTGATTCCGGGCGTCGCGCTCGCGATCACGGTGCTCGCGATCAATCTCGTCGGCGACGGCATCCGCGACCTGACCGCGCCGGAAGGCCGCTGA
- a CDS encoding ABC transporter permease, which yields MSAYLLRRLSLAIAVALTVSIVSFALLHLSGDLATAIAGPEATAAQVEALRIQYGLDRPVTAQYVDWLWRAAHLDFGRSYFFQSSVADLIAEHLPITLKLGGVALGLAVAVAIPLGVVAALYRDTWIDRAALLVAVIGQAMPSFWFGLTLILVFAVGLKWLPVAGNDDWRNFVLPAVALGYYATPAMMRLTRAGMLDVLGADYIRTARAKGLSPARVVCKHALRNALIPVVALAAVELGFMLGGSVVIESVFSLQGLGQLAWDAIARNDFPVVQAVVLIIAMFYVALTFFADVANAALDPRIRTR from the coding sequence ATGTCAGCCTATCTGCTCCGCCGTCTGAGCCTCGCGATCGCCGTCGCGCTCACCGTGTCGATCGTCAGTTTCGCGCTGCTCCATCTGTCCGGCGATCTCGCGACCGCGATCGCCGGCCCCGAGGCGACCGCCGCGCAAGTCGAAGCGCTGCGCATCCAGTACGGGCTCGACCGGCCCGTCACCGCGCAGTACGTCGACTGGCTGTGGCGCGCCGCGCATCTCGACTTCGGCCGCTCGTACTTCTTCCAGTCGTCGGTCGCCGATCTGATCGCCGAGCACCTGCCGATCACGCTGAAGCTGGGCGGCGTCGCGCTCGGGCTCGCGGTCGCGGTCGCGATTCCGCTCGGCGTCGTCGCCGCGCTGTACCGCGACACCTGGATCGATCGCGCGGCGCTCCTCGTCGCGGTGATCGGCCAGGCGATGCCGAGCTTCTGGTTCGGCCTCACGCTGATCCTCGTGTTCGCGGTCGGGCTCAAGTGGCTGCCCGTCGCCGGCAACGACGACTGGCGCAACTTCGTGCTGCCCGCCGTCGCGCTCGGCTACTACGCGACGCCCGCGATGATGCGGCTCACGCGCGCCGGCATGCTCGACGTGCTCGGCGCCGACTACATCCGCACCGCGCGCGCGAAGGGCCTGAGCCCCGCGCGCGTCGTCTGCAAGCACGCGCTGCGCAACGCGCTGATTCCGGTCGTCGCGCTCGCGGCGGTCGAGCTCGGCTTCATGCTCGGCGGCTCGGTCGTCATCGAATCGGTGTTCTCGCTGCAAGGCCTGGGCCAGCTCGCGTGGGACGCGATCGCGCGCAACGACTTCCCGGTCGTGCAGGCCGTCGTTCTCATCATCGCGATGTTCTACGTCGCGCTGACCTTTTTCGCCGACGTCGCGAACGCGGCGCTCGATCCCCGCATTCGCACCCGATAG
- a CDS encoding ABC transporter substrate-binding protein produces the protein MNRRFAVRPALRFPACTAVALLLSLSPAAHAGRANDTLVYASDSEPENISPYHNNLREGVIIAHMAWDTLIYRDPKTGAYKPALATAWKWESPTSLIVDLRRDVTFHNGDKFTADDVVFTFNYVVAPDSKVVTRQNTDWIQSAEKTGDYQVRIRLKAPFPAALEYLSGPTPIYPTAYFKKVGLQGFGKAPVGTGPYKITAVTPGVGVTMVKNPNYFKDSPLGQPKIGTVRFVVIPDPETRAAQLMTGAVDWIWRVPADQADSLKAMPNLTVQSGETMRVGYLSMDAAGASAPNSPFKDARVRQAVNYAINRGALAKNLVRGGSQPVYAPCFRTQFGCDTSGVVKYDYNPAKARELLKAAGYPNGFDTDLYAYREREYAEAMIGDLRKVGINARLHYLQYAALRTAQRSGKTPLTFQAWGSFSVNDASAFVGVYFKGGPDDSAKDATVEKWLDAADTSNDPAVRKANYAKALTRISEQAYWAPLFSYSTNYAYTSALNFKAYPDELPRFYEASWK, from the coding sequence ATGAATCGTCGGTTCGCCGTCCGTCCCGCCCTCCGCTTTCCCGCCTGCACGGCCGTCGCGCTGCTGCTGTCGCTGTCGCCCGCCGCGCACGCCGGCCGGGCGAACGACACGCTCGTCTACGCGTCCGACAGCGAGCCGGAAAACATCTCGCCGTATCACAACAACCTGCGCGAAGGCGTGATCATCGCGCACATGGCGTGGGACACGCTGATCTACCGTGATCCGAAGACGGGCGCGTACAAGCCGGCGCTCGCGACCGCGTGGAAGTGGGAGTCGCCGACGTCGCTCATCGTCGACCTGCGCCGCGACGTGACCTTCCACAACGGCGACAAGTTCACCGCCGACGATGTCGTGTTCACGTTCAACTATGTCGTCGCGCCGGATTCGAAGGTCGTCACGCGGCAGAACACCGACTGGATCCAGAGCGCCGAGAAGACGGGCGACTACCAGGTCCGGATCCGGCTGAAGGCGCCGTTCCCGGCCGCGCTCGAATACCTGTCGGGCCCGACGCCGATCTATCCGACCGCGTACTTCAAGAAGGTCGGGCTGCAGGGCTTCGGCAAGGCGCCCGTCGGCACCGGGCCGTACAAGATCACCGCCGTGACGCCGGGCGTCGGCGTGACGATGGTCAAGAACCCGAACTACTTCAAGGACAGCCCGCTCGGCCAGCCGAAGATCGGCACGGTCAGGTTCGTCGTGATCCCCGATCCGGAGACGCGCGCGGCGCAGCTGATGACGGGCGCCGTCGACTGGATCTGGCGCGTGCCCGCCGACCAGGCCGATTCGCTGAAGGCGATGCCTAACCTGACCGTTCAGAGCGGCGAGACGATGCGGGTCGGCTACCTGTCGATGGACGCGGCGGGCGCGTCCGCGCCGAACTCGCCGTTCAAGGACGCGCGCGTGCGGCAGGCGGTCAACTACGCGATCAACCGCGGCGCGCTCGCGAAGAACCTGGTGCGCGGCGGCAGCCAGCCCGTCTACGCGCCGTGCTTTCGCACGCAGTTCGGCTGCGACACGTCGGGCGTCGTCAAGTACGACTACAACCCGGCGAAGGCGCGCGAGCTCCTGAAGGCGGCCGGCTATCCGAACGGCTTCGACACCGACCTGTATGCGTACCGCGAGCGCGAATACGCGGAGGCGATGATCGGCGACCTGCGCAAGGTCGGCATCAACGCGCGGCTGCATTACCTGCAGTACGCGGCGCTGCGCACCGCGCAGCGCTCGGGCAAGACGCCGCTCACGTTCCAGGCGTGGGGCTCGTTCTCGGTCAACGACGCGTCCGCGTTCGTCGGCGTCTACTTCAAGGGCGGCCCCGACGACAGCGCGAAGGACGCGACCGTCGAGAAATGGCTCGACGCGGCCGACACGTCGAACGATCCGGCCGTGCGCAAGGCGAATTACGCGAAGGCGCTCACGCGAATCAGCGAGCAGGCGTACTGGGCGCCGCTCTTCTCGTATTCGACGAACTACGCGTACACGTCGGCGCTGAACTTCAAAGCGTATCCGGACGAGTTGCCGCGCTTTTACGAGGCGAGCTGGAAGTAG